One Halodesulfovibrio sp. genomic window carries:
- a CDS encoding helix-turn-helix domain-containing protein translates to MPEPMIEPAPRGAQHYPIKVIETDKMLLTTKEVSELTGIPVGTLTVWRCHKRGPRYVKFPKGVFYRPETLKKYFESCEVRTIDM, encoded by the coding sequence ATGCCAGAACCGATGATTGAACCAGCACCACGTGGTGCTCAACACTACCCGATCAAAGTAATCGAAACAGATAAAATGCTCCTTACTACAAAAGAGGTAAGTGAACTTACTGGTATTCCAGTAGGAACCCTCACAGTCTGGCGCTGCCACAAACGTGGTCCACGCTATGTAAAGTTTCCCAAAGGCGTTTTCTACCGCCCCGAAACGCTAAAAAAGTACTTTGAATCGTGCGAAGTTCGGACGATTGATATGTAG
- a CDS encoding DUF1937 family protein: MLKVFIACPYNQSDKSICYEQFAASTQVACALIKRNIAAYSPVTHNHSITAQQSESCVPSSVWKSLRMQTLSFHSWADALFVVDLPDVQECAAIQEDIALFRKAEKPVRFIDPNIFESQLDTLLDELMRSDSSRL, encoded by the coding sequence GTGCTAAAAGTCTTTATTGCCTGCCCCTACAACCAGTCAGATAAATCAATTTGTTATGAGCAGTTTGCTGCTTCTACGCAGGTCGCGTGTGCGCTTATTAAGCGTAACATAGCTGCGTACTCGCCAGTAACTCATAATCATTCCATTACTGCACAGCAATCCGAATCTTGTGTACCGTCTTCGGTATGGAAGAGCTTGAGGATGCAAACCCTCTCTTTTCATTCCTGGGCAGATGCCCTTTTCGTCGTTGATCTTCCAGACGTACAAGAATGTGCTGCTATTCAGGAAGATATAGCGCTTTTCCGTAAGGCTGAAAAGCCTGTTCGCTTTATTGATCCGAATATTTTTGAATCGCAACTGGATACTCTGCTTGATGAACTCATGCGGAGCGATTCTTCACGTCTTTAG
- a CDS encoding helix-turn-helix domain-containing protein: MKEFFIQKCENAFSPVPNWVQRLAGLTMGAKLTYGRLLQCANNEGVAWPSQRYLSKELGCSLRSIVSYIGELKKHDLILVSKVRIGEHPRTVYRFVVPNDQRSVPEPDDFTPSVLVDDADIAFNSEAGTYLYAAPTKQSEAFPTPESPHISSVPAPAQNALNGSAPECKPCVGVRNSCTEGTQNLPEGYAAPALVYNEEKNKGKDQGKETKHHPLNPPNEISEHIPSSEPNTSTGEECAYSSPTFPYSPRNDSTPTEHPTQRADKRSDCIPRSSSATSQAENRSGFEAVWNLYPLKQGKAPAQRCWNSLLKGNKLPNPEIILASINAHITSDSRWQRGIIPNLDRWLRDERWTDTPYSAPEAKAAGISEKSKLEVRALKQMALIRKAVRKSDTPISDPITNELLDSHGGISNLSRMPERNLPFILSTFVKEYVAMFASRKMETEYA; the protein is encoded by the coding sequence ATGAAAGAATTTTTTATTCAGAAATGCGAAAACGCATTCTCTCCTGTCCCTAATTGGGTACAGCGTCTTGCTGGCCTTACTATGGGAGCAAAGCTCACTTATGGTCGTTTACTCCAATGCGCTAACAACGAAGGCGTTGCATGGCCTAGCCAACGCTATCTTTCTAAAGAGCTTGGCTGCTCGTTGCGAAGTATCGTTAGCTACATTGGCGAATTGAAAAAACACGACCTTATTCTTGTCTCAAAGGTACGTATCGGAGAACACCCGCGAACCGTCTACCGCTTTGTCGTTCCAAACGATCAACGCTCTGTTCCTGAACCCGATGACTTTACACCTTCAGTTTTAGTTGATGATGCAGATATCGCCTTCAACTCTGAAGCTGGCACGTATCTCTATGCGGCTCCTACAAAACAATCCGAAGCATTCCCCACTCCAGAATCACCACATATTTCATCAGTACCAGCCCCTGCGCAAAATGCTCTCAATGGAAGTGCACCAGAGTGCAAACCTTGCGTAGGGGTACGCAACTCTTGCACAGAGGGTACGCAGAATCTGCCGGAGGGCTACGCAGCCCCTGCACTTGTATATAATGAAGAAAAGAACAAGGGAAAAGATCAAGGAAAAGAAACAAAACACCACCCCCTTAATCCCCCTAACGAGATTTCAGAGCATATCCCTAGCTCGGAACCCAACACATCCACCGGGGAGGAGTGCGCCTACTCCTCTCCAACTTTTCCTTATTCCCCAAGGAACGACTCTACTCCTACCGAACACCCTACCCAACGTGCGGACAAAAGGAGCGATTGTATCCCTCGCTCCTCGTCCGCCACTTCTCAAGCCGAAAACCGTTCAGGCTTTGAAGCTGTATGGAATCTTTACCCGCTGAAGCAAGGAAAGGCACCAGCGCAACGCTGTTGGAACTCACTGCTCAAGGGCAACAAGCTCCCTAATCCTGAAATCATCCTTGCCTCGATCAACGCTCATATCACCTCGGACAGCCGATGGCAGCGTGGGATTATCCCAAATCTTGATCGATGGCTTCGTGATGAGCGCTGGACGGACACACCCTACTCTGCACCGGAAGCAAAAGCGGCAGGTATATCTGAGAAGTCTAAGTTAGAAGTCAGGGCATTAAAGCAAATGGCTCTGATCCGGAAAGCAGTACGCAAGTCAGACACCCCGATTTCTGACCCCATAACCAATGAGCTTTTAGATTCTCACGGTGGAATTTCGAACCTTTCACGCATGCCTGAACGCAACTTACCGTTCATATTAAGCACGTTCGTTAAAGAATACGTGGCTATGTTCGCAAGCCGAAAAATGGAGACTGAATATGCCTAA
- a CDS encoding TraK family protein, protein MPKKAKRKGFAKVEFLAVQPEVIELLEAGHTFRSAYETVRSEDRITMSYQRFVWYARNGVKSRLEEPVKRIAALETTEEQLPCKALPIATLPADILPPVPKIQPKALTEKEQQLGITKRDNKSFKEVADSVKPEDIY, encoded by the coding sequence ATGCCTAAGAAGGCCAAGAGGAAAGGATTTGCAAAGGTTGAATTCCTTGCTGTGCAACCAGAAGTGATTGAGCTGCTCGAAGCTGGACATACCTTCCGTTCTGCATACGAAACAGTCCGATCTGAAGATCGAATAACAATGAGCTATCAACGCTTTGTCTGGTATGCACGCAACGGTGTGAAATCGCGCCTTGAAGAGCCTGTTAAACGAATCGCGGCGTTGGAGACCACTGAGGAACAGCTTCCTTGCAAAGCTCTACCAATAGCAACGCTACCGGCGGATATATTACCGCCAGTGCCAAAAATTCAGCCCAAAGCATTAACTGAAAAAGAGCAGCAGCTAGGCATCACAAAGCGTGACAACAAAAGCTTTAAAGAAGTCGCTGATAGCGTCAAACCCGAAGATATTTACTAA
- a CDS encoding conjugal transfer protein TraL, whose amino-acid sequence MAFIDMIFQGKGGVGKSYVASLLAQYGLAKGYSVDCIDTDPVNASFAGYKALHASVINIMDGDDVNPRNFDQIFDAIAALPDDGTQMVIDNGAATFLPLGSYMGKNTIPALIHSETNHDLRLHSVITGGQAMDDTLIGLKTLLKTFPDLPIVVWINPFFGDLVKNGQPFSEFKIYKENKHRLEAIVSIPPITDARTFGEDLKDVLNNRLTFDEFAASDRPLMQRHRMKRYWEEAFSAMDNACLLESFHGQPE is encoded by the coding sequence ATGGCATTTATCGATATGATTTTTCAGGGCAAAGGCGGCGTGGGAAAAAGTTATGTTGCAAGCCTACTTGCTCAGTACGGACTAGCAAAAGGCTACTCCGTTGATTGCATCGACACTGATCCCGTGAACGCTTCTTTTGCAGGCTATAAAGCATTACATGCGTCTGTCATCAACATCATGGATGGTGACGATGTTAACCCTCGTAACTTCGACCAGATTTTCGACGCTATCGCCGCCCTGCCGGACGATGGAACACAGATGGTCATAGACAACGGTGCGGCAACATTTTTGCCTCTCGGCTCTTATATGGGCAAAAACACTATCCCTGCACTCATCCATAGCGAAACTAACCACGACCTTCGTCTTCACAGCGTCATTACCGGCGGACAAGCAATGGACGATACACTCATTGGTTTAAAGACGCTGCTCAAAACGTTTCCCGACTTACCTATCGTCGTTTGGATTAACCCATTCTTCGGCGACTTGGTGAAGAATGGGCAGCCTTTCAGCGAATTCAAAATCTACAAAGAGAATAAACATCGCCTTGAAGCCATCGTATCTATCCCACCGATTACGGATGCCCGTACTTTTGGTGAAGACCTCAAGGATGTACTGAACAACAGGCTTACGTTCGATGAATTTGCAGCGTCTGATCGCCCTCTCATGCAGCGTCACAGAATGAAGCGCTATTGGGAAGAAGCCTTCTCTGCAATGGATAACGCCTGCCTACTGGAGTCCTTTCATGGACAACCAGAGTGA
- the trbB gene encoding P-type conjugative transfer ATPase TrbB, which yields MSTATLDTLKDEDHERLLAHLEHALGSVIRDALEDPTVSEIMLNPDGKVWIDRFGKPMSHEANLTPREGESIISLVASSLKRTANRRNTSIAGEFPIGNHRFQGQLPPNTTAPMFSIRKKADKVLTLDDYVTSETVTEEVKAILEEQIIKRRNIVVAGGTGTGKTTLANAIIHSISALCPDDRLVILEDTYELQSQSINTVRLKATEEFPMESQLKDTLRLRPDRIIVGEVRDGAALKLLEAWNTGHPGGISTLHANSALETLDRLETLVQYISATPLPGVIGNAVDCIVYITHADTKSCRKVTAVLDIAGYDSSTQKYTKEYLYHE from the coding sequence ATGAGCACTGCAACACTCGACACGTTAAAAGACGAAGATCACGAGCGTCTTCTTGCTCATCTGGAACATGCTCTTGGCTCTGTCATCAGAGATGCGCTCGAAGATCCCACAGTAAGTGAAATTATGTTGAATCCAGACGGCAAAGTCTGGATTGATCGGTTCGGGAAGCCCATGAGCCATGAAGCGAATCTTACTCCACGTGAAGGTGAATCAATCATCTCACTTGTGGCAAGTTCGCTCAAACGCACTGCAAACCGGCGCAATACGAGCATTGCAGGTGAATTCCCCATTGGGAACCATCGTTTTCAGGGGCAACTACCGCCAAACACAACTGCTCCCATGTTCAGCATTCGCAAAAAAGCCGACAAGGTGCTTACACTGGACGACTATGTGACAAGCGAAACGGTCACTGAGGAAGTAAAAGCGATACTTGAAGAACAAATCATCAAGCGCCGTAACATTGTTGTCGCCGGCGGGACGGGTACGGGCAAAACAACATTGGCCAATGCAATCATTCACTCCATAAGCGCGCTCTGTCCGGATGATCGTTTAGTGATTCTTGAAGACACGTACGAACTGCAAAGCCAGAGCATTAACACTGTGCGCTTGAAGGCAACGGAAGAATTTCCCATGGAGTCACAGCTCAAGGACACATTACGTCTTCGGCCTGATCGAATTATTGTAGGTGAAGTGCGTGACGGTGCAGCGCTAAAGCTTCTGGAAGCATGGAATACAGGGCATCCAGGCGGCATCTCAACACTGCATGCAAACTCTGCATTGGAAACACTTGATCGCTTAGAAACACTTGTACAATACATCTCTGCAACGCCGTTACCAGGCGTTATTGGAAACGCTGTGGATTGTATTGTCTACATCACACATGCTGACACCAAAAGCTGTCGCAAAGTGACTGCTGTGCTGGATATTGCCGGTTACGATAGTTCCACACAGAAATATACTAAGGAATATCTTTACCATGAATAA
- a CDS encoding TrbC/VirB2 family protein encodes MSRNSNLISLAGLMLLLVLPELCHASAGISEFNGPFEKVVGTITGSTGRWIAIFGVATAGGMLIWKKEDPMGAFKMLLSVVFGASFIALAANITDAVFSFSGALL; translated from the coding sequence ATGAGCCGCAACAGTAATCTTATCAGTCTGGCAGGGCTAATGCTCCTGCTCGTTTTACCTGAGCTGTGTCATGCTTCGGCAGGTATCAGTGAATTTAACGGCCCGTTTGAAAAAGTAGTGGGCACCATTACAGGGTCTACTGGCCGCTGGATAGCTATCTTTGGCGTTGCAACAGCAGGCGGTATGTTGATCTGGAAAAAGGAAGACCCCATGGGCGCTTTTAAAATGCTATTAAGCGTTGTTTTTGGTGCTTCATTTATTGCCCTTGCTGCGAACATTACTGACGCAGTGTTTTCTTTCTCCGGAGCACTCTTATGA
- the trbD gene encoding conjugal transfer protein TrbD, with protein sequence MSSKSEAPKRRLIPVHQSLHRHFLVMGAERDLVMLSALIAILIGMGGFTFPSAIVAAAIWFVSIFILQVMAKADPQMSRVYRRHWDMQDFYEAKGTPWQRIGWKG encoded by the coding sequence ATGAGTTCAAAATCAGAAGCACCAAAACGACGACTCATTCCAGTTCACCAGTCCTTGCATCGACACTTCCTTGTAATGGGGGCTGAACGTGATCTTGTAATGCTCTCAGCGCTCATAGCCATTCTCATTGGAATGGGTGGATTTACCTTCCCATCAGCAATTGTTGCAGCTGCGATCTGGTTTGTTTCGATTTTTATTTTGCAAGTAATGGCAAAAGCAGACCCGCAGATGTCACGCGTGTACCGCAGACATTGGGACATGCAGGATTTTTACGAAGCTAAGGGAACTCCTTGGCAGCGTATCGGTTGGAAAGGCTAA
- a CDS encoding conjugal transfer protein TrbE (type IV secretion system ATPase VirB4 family) → MIGLMEWKHKDKRSLADMLPYGAMVDNGILLCKDGALLAGWKYSGNDTASSMPEELAAVSSRVSNALKDIGTGWSLYVNAVRSSAQDYPQAERSAFPDKVTQAIEAERRSTFADHGGYVTDYTLMISYRPERKAEKLKKIAYDRHTPEQQRNDLEKGLILFNKKLVELEETLGTVLDMKRLMDVEVPTEDSSVCISELLSCLREYITTERMSVTLPDTPVYLDSLLSGADLLGGIQPQIGNQHLAVLSIEGLPAQSCPAMFAKLDTLSVAYRFSTRFILLDQFDALSEIDNYRKTWNQLKFKFMDVMFNNPRARMNRDAAIMTEDAEQAATDVQGGVVGSGFYTATIILHDSEKENLEEKASILRQEIKKLGFGCRLEEANALEAWFGSHPGNIYANVRRPLINTLNLADFLPLSSIWTGRDDNPCPFYPPASPPLMFCSTAGFTPFRLNLHVGDIGHTLIFGPTGAGKSTLLGLIAAQFRRYQQATIYAFDKGMSMYPLCSGAGGTHYEVAGDNSTLAFCPLQQLDSDSDKSWAADWLATCCIMQGLEILPEHRSAIHDALVLLQEKPKKLRSLTDFYHTVQNNEVKEAIQHYTISGAMGRLLDATEDNLGLASFTVFEIEELMNLGDKNLIPVLLYIFRRIEKSFNGQPSLLILDEAWVMLGHPVFREKIREWLKVLRKANCAVVLATQSLSDAKQSGIIDVLAESCPTKILLPNVTARQDTQRDLYFELGLNSAQVEIVAAATPKREYYVMSSEGNRLVNLALGNVALSFVGASDKESIARIKKLEAKHGTDWPGVWMRERM, encoded by the coding sequence ATGATTGGCTTGATGGAGTGGAAACATAAAGACAAACGTAGCCTTGCAGACATGCTGCCGTACGGCGCAATGGTCGATAACGGCATCTTATTATGCAAAGATGGTGCGCTGCTGGCTGGTTGGAAATATTCGGGCAACGACACTGCGTCCAGCATGCCTGAAGAGCTGGCTGCTGTTAGCTCTCGTGTGTCCAACGCGTTAAAGGATATTGGCACAGGATGGTCATTATACGTCAATGCAGTGCGTTCTTCTGCTCAGGATTATCCACAAGCTGAGCGCAGCGCTTTTCCGGATAAAGTGACTCAAGCCATTGAGGCAGAACGTAGGAGCACTTTTGCTGATCACGGTGGTTATGTAACAGACTATACGCTCATGATTTCGTATCGTCCGGAGCGCAAAGCCGAAAAACTTAAAAAAATTGCATACGATCGTCACACTCCGGAACAGCAAAGGAACGATTTGGAAAAGGGGCTAATTCTTTTCAATAAGAAGCTTGTGGAGCTGGAAGAAACACTTGGTACTGTTCTTGATATGAAACGCCTTATGGACGTTGAAGTACCAACTGAGGATTCATCTGTTTGTATTTCCGAACTGCTGAGCTGCCTTCGTGAATATATTACGACAGAGAGAATGTCCGTAACCTTACCGGATACTCCTGTCTATTTAGATTCTCTACTTAGTGGAGCAGACCTGCTCGGAGGAATCCAACCACAGATTGGTAACCAGCACCTTGCTGTACTGTCTATTGAAGGCCTTCCGGCACAAAGCTGTCCGGCGATGTTTGCAAAGCTGGATACTCTCTCCGTGGCGTACCGTTTCTCAACCCGCTTCATTCTTCTTGATCAATTCGATGCGCTTTCTGAAATAGATAACTACCGTAAAACATGGAACCAGCTTAAATTTAAATTCATGGATGTAATGTTCAACAATCCGAGAGCACGGATGAACCGCGACGCTGCAATCATGACTGAAGATGCTGAACAAGCTGCAACAGATGTACAAGGCGGTGTTGTTGGTTCTGGCTTTTACACAGCAACCATCATTCTGCACGACAGTGAAAAGGAGAATCTGGAAGAAAAGGCAAGCATCCTCCGGCAGGAAATCAAAAAACTTGGCTTTGGATGCAGGCTGGAAGAAGCAAACGCTCTTGAAGCGTGGTTTGGCTCTCATCCGGGGAACATCTACGCCAACGTGCGACGCCCTCTAATCAACACGTTGAATTTAGCTGACTTTTTACCTCTTTCATCCATCTGGACAGGACGAGATGACAACCCTTGTCCATTTTATCCACCAGCATCTCCTCCGCTTATGTTTTGTAGTACTGCTGGATTTACGCCATTTAGGCTCAATCTCCACGTAGGCGATATTGGCCATACTCTTATCTTCGGCCCAACGGGTGCAGGTAAATCAACATTACTCGGACTGATTGCCGCACAGTTCCGTCGTTACCAGCAAGCAACGATCTACGCATTCGATAAAGGCATGTCCATGTACCCGCTATGCAGCGGCGCTGGTGGAACCCACTACGAAGTTGCTGGTGACAACTCTACCCTTGCTTTTTGCCCACTCCAACAGCTTGATTCCGATTCAGACAAAAGTTGGGCTGCCGACTGGCTTGCCACATGTTGCATCATGCAGGGGTTGGAGATCCTTCCGGAACATCGCAGCGCCATCCATGATGCATTGGTCTTGCTACAAGAAAAACCCAAAAAGCTCCGCTCTCTCACAGACTTTTACCACACTGTTCAGAACAACGAAGTGAAGGAAGCTATTCAGCACTATACTATTAGTGGCGCAATGGGTCGTCTGCTGGATGCAACAGAAGACAACTTAGGGCTGGCTTCATTCACTGTGTTTGAAATCGAAGAATTGATGAATCTTGGTGACAAAAACCTCATTCCTGTTTTGCTCTATATCTTCCGTAGAATTGAGAAGTCATTCAACGGGCAACCTTCATTACTCATTCTCGATGAGGCATGGGTTATGCTCGGCCATCCAGTTTTTCGCGAGAAAATCCGCGAATGGCTCAAGGTTCTGCGCAAAGCAAACTGCGCTGTTGTGTTGGCGACACAGTCCCTTTCAGACGCAAAACAATCTGGCATCATAGATGTCCTTGCCGAATCTTGTCCGACTAAAATTTTGCTTCCTAACGTCACAGCACGACAGGATACACAGCGTGACCTCTATTTCGAGTTGGGGTTGAACTCTGCCCAAGTCGAAATAGTAGCCGCAGCAACGCCAAAACGTGAATACTACGTGATGTCGTCTGAAGGGAACAGACTAGTTAATTTAGCGTTAGGCAATGTTGCCCTCTCATTCGTTGGCGCTTCAGATAAGGAAAGTATCGCGAGAATAAAAAAGCTGGAAGCAAAACACGGTACGGATTGGCCCGGCGTGTGGATGAGGGAGAGAATGTAA
- the trbJ gene encoding P-type conjugative transfer protein TrbJ, with amino-acid sequence MKNITLICCLLLSSLQPTMSFARTVYCTNCSNKFMQALDRVTNVNQLKALWKEYSESVQQTAQQIRMVQQNVEQYANMVYNTVALPADTMNQMVNDFTRMSGYVENISARTGEINSMKELYNAFYSKQAALRGMVNTAEGTKNYTDRWDRWSSEVDRACEATFKLSGNQLADLRDNGELEAHIRGLLSTPKGRMEAIQAGNKLTSIQIQEAQATRALMATYVQQQMAQMQKDEKVKQVQEEAKRRLLKVEPFPPSDYPVTSNNF; translated from the coding sequence ATGAAAAATATAACATTGATATGCTGCCTACTGCTAAGCAGTTTGCAACCTACTATGTCTTTTGCGCGCACAGTCTACTGTACCAATTGTTCTAACAAATTCATGCAGGCATTAGATCGCGTGACAAATGTGAATCAGCTTAAAGCACTTTGGAAGGAATACAGCGAAAGTGTCCAGCAAACTGCTCAGCAAATACGCATGGTACAGCAAAACGTCGAACAGTACGCAAACATGGTCTACAACACTGTTGCACTTCCTGCTGACACAATGAATCAGATGGTGAATGATTTTACTAGAATGTCCGGCTATGTGGAAAATATTTCAGCTAGGACAGGCGAAATCAACAGCATGAAAGAGCTGTACAACGCCTTCTACTCTAAGCAAGCCGCATTGCGCGGAATGGTGAATACAGCAGAAGGCACAAAAAACTACACTGACCGCTGGGATAGATGGTCAAGCGAGGTTGACCGGGCATGTGAAGCAACTTTTAAGCTCTCCGGAAATCAGCTCGCGGATCTACGCGACAACGGAGAGCTTGAAGCACACATCCGTGGCTTACTTTCGACTCCAAAAGGTCGAATGGAAGCAATACAGGCAGGTAACAAGCTTACTTCTATCCAAATTCAAGAAGCGCAAGCGACCCGTGCTTTGATGGCTACATATGTTCAACAACAAATGGCACAAATGCAGAAAGATGAAAAAGTTAAGCAGGTACAAGAAGAGGCAAAAAGGCGGCTTTTAAAGGTGGAGCCATTTCCCCCTTCTGACTACCCCGTAACGAGTAATAATTTTTAA
- the trbL gene encoding P-type conjugative transfer protein TrbL: MKPTNALDKIGFFFQKETAAWAPVLQAHAMNLFKVLLIGSIAWMGISGVLKQEEMQNILISFVKLLFHASLMLALLKYYKEWANMLISGLSQIAVHELRSPALDPQAVFVTGMKLVSAVLGEMSFYRLIDNVGLIICALAILLSFALIAAQMLLVKCEAYIVLNAGIILLGFGGAEQTRSYATNFMRYSLGIALKLFVMQLLVGIGTSFINELPTGDLSMQDIFFIIGVAIVLLALTMSIPDIVSGIINGSHVSTGSAITSAASTVAMGTMATMGAMKAGGFGAFDAGQATRAAAQMADIDGATGLGKAGHIMKTLGSGALSTRTQGRMQNIRSAVEGKKELQDLMKSATPDAPPPTTGNSQYESPAVDLTTSNKNS; encoded by the coding sequence ATGAAACCTACAAACGCTTTAGATAAAATAGGTTTCTTTTTCCAAAAAGAAACTGCTGCATGGGCACCAGTTCTGCAAGCTCATGCAATGAATTTATTTAAAGTCCTGCTCATTGGGAGCATTGCATGGATGGGAATTTCAGGGGTATTGAAACAAGAAGAAATGCAAAACATCCTCATCAGCTTTGTTAAATTATTGTTTCATGCCTCACTCATGCTCGCTTTGCTTAAGTACTATAAAGAATGGGCTAATATGCTTATTTCAGGATTATCACAAATTGCAGTTCATGAGTTGCGTTCTCCTGCTCTTGATCCACAAGCAGTCTTTGTTACGGGAATGAAATTAGTTTCAGCTGTTCTTGGAGAAATGAGTTTTTACAGACTCATTGATAACGTCGGGCTAATCATCTGTGCACTTGCAATATTACTTTCATTTGCACTTATCGCAGCTCAAATGCTTCTGGTTAAATGTGAAGCATACATTGTCCTAAACGCTGGAATCATTCTTTTAGGATTCGGTGGAGCAGAACAAACCAGAAGCTATGCAACAAACTTCATGCGATACTCACTAGGAATAGCCCTGAAGCTCTTTGTGATGCAATTGCTCGTAGGGATTGGTACATCATTCATCAATGAATTACCTACTGGCGATCTCTCCATGCAGGATATCTTTTTCATTATTGGTGTCGCAATCGTCCTTCTAGCCCTCACCATGAGTATTCCAGACATCGTTTCCGGTATTATTAACGGCTCTCATGTTTCTACAGGTTCAGCCATAACATCAGCGGCTTCAACGGTTGCTATGGGAACGATGGCAACAATGGGAGCAATGAAAGCAGGAGGATTTGGAGCTTTTGACGCAGGACAAGCAACGCGTGCTGCTGCTCAAATGGCAGACATCGATGGTGCTACGGGATTAGGCAAAGCAGGACACATAATGAAAACTCTTGGTTCAGGTGCTCTTTCAACCCGCACCCAAGGGCGCATGCAAAACATTCGCTCTGCTGTGGAAGGGAAAAAGGAACTACAGGACTTGATGAAAAGTGCCACACCAGATGCTCCTCCACCGACTACAGGGAACTCCCAATATGAAAGCCCTGCAGTCGATTTAACTACTAGTAACAAAAACAGTTAA
- a CDS encoding type IV secretion system protein: MSTSQYLRGREEWLERYGSYIKQRRNWQVATFLTLCITILSISGNVIQATQYKVVPYVIEVDQLGKAVGVQRATEATTIPKRVIQAEIANCIVNWRTVTADLSLQERMIKKLSAFVTGSAKGTIRGWYQANSPYVRGRDILVDVKLKGIPLPVSNESWRIEWEETIRNHAGVALESSLYEATVSIRITPATTDASIMQNPAGLHITALSWSKLLGS; this comes from the coding sequence ATGTCCACCTCCCAATACTTACGAGGCCGCGAAGAATGGCTTGAACGATACGGAAGTTACATCAAACAGAGACGTAACTGGCAGGTTGCTACGTTTTTAACGCTTTGTATTACGATATTGTCCATCAGCGGCAACGTAATCCAAGCGACACAATACAAAGTTGTGCCATACGTTATTGAAGTGGATCAGCTCGGCAAAGCTGTCGGGGTTCAACGCGCAACTGAGGCTACAACCATTCCTAAGCGGGTTATTCAGGCAGAAATTGCTAACTGCATCGTTAACTGGCGTACAGTAACCGCAGATTTAAGCCTTCAAGAACGCATGATTAAAAAACTTTCTGCTTTTGTGACCGGCTCTGCCAAAGGGACCATCCGCGGATGGTATCAGGCAAACAGTCCCTATGTGCGGGGGCGCGATATTCTTGTCGATGTCAAACTCAAAGGCATCCCTCTTCCCGTCAGCAATGAAAGCTGGCGAATTGAATGGGAAGAAACCATCCGGAACCATGCCGGCGTTGCTCTCGAAAGCAGTCTTTACGAGGCAACCGTCAGCATCCGCATAACTCCTGCGACAACAGATGCGTCGATAATGCAGAATCCGGCCGGCCTGCATATCACGGCTCTGTCGTGGAGTAAGCTTCTCGGCTCTTAA